One Brassica napus cultivar Da-Ae chromosome C4, Da-Ae, whole genome shotgun sequence genomic region harbors:
- the LOC106426950 gene encoding uncharacterized protein LOC106426950, with product MSLSSESSVPTVRTVTLSYSELKDSSIDLSAKIEQGFGPNGLGILTVKDVPGYSALRQNLLRLAPKLAGLPEEVKRELEDSHSRYNFGWSHGKEKLESGKLDMLKGSYYANPLQDVPTSDSSEMQRYPWYCGSNIWPRNSLPELEGAFKALGKLMFEVGLMVAYHCDLYVSKGTKQHEMQNLENILLGSRCHKGRLLYYFPAQDTTTQNCDSISSWCGWHTDHGSLTGLTRAIFSRNSVEVPCPDPASGLYIRTRSGQVVKVVYGEDEIAYQIGETTAILSRGYLCATPHCVRAPHGEEARGLERSTFALFMQPDWDQKLTFPKEVTIHEHVPLSNGVLTFGEYTEKLLNIYYDTKP from the exons ATGTCTCTCTCGTCGGAATCATCCGTTCCTACCGTTAGAACCGTCACCTTATCCTACTCCGAGCTCAAG GACAGCAGCATAGATTTGTCTGCAAAGATTGAACAAGGATTCGGACCTAATGGACTTGGAATTCTTACGGTTAAAGAC gtTCCAGGGTATTCTGCTTTACGTCAGAATctacttcgtcttgcacctaa GTTAGCTGGTCTTCCTGAAGAGGTGAAGAGGGAGCTTGAAGATTCTCATAGTAG GTACAATTTTGGTTGGAGTCATGGCAAGGAGAAGCTTGAATCTGGGAAGCTTG ACATGTTGAAGGGTTCTTATTATGCTAATCCTTTACAAGATGTGCCCACAAGTGATTCCTCTGAAATGCAACG GTATCCATGGTATTGTGGATCAAACATATGGCCAAGAAATTCTTTACCTGAACTGGAAGGAG CTTTCAAAGCTCTTGGTAAACTGATGTTCGAAGTTGGGCTGATGGTAGCTTACCACTGTGATCTATATG TGTCAAAGGGCACAAAACAACATGAAATGCAAAATCTTGAAAATATACTACTTGGCTCTCGGTGTCATAAAGGACGTCTGCTTTACTATTTTCCTGCACAGGATAC CACTACGCAGAACTGCGATTCCATCTCATCTTGGTGTGGATGGCATACAGACCATGGTTCACTCACAG GTCTTACTCGAGCAATATTTTCAAGAAATTCAGTGGAAGTACCTTGCCCTGATCCTGCTTCTGGCTTATACATAAGAACACGGTCAGGTCAAGTCGTTAAG GTTGTATATGGAGAAGATGAAATAGCATACCAAATAGGCGAGACAACAGCAATTCTGTCAAGGGGTTATCTTTGTGCTACACCTCATTGTGTACGG gCGCCACATGGAGAGGAGGCTCGTGGTCTAGAGCGATCGACATTTGCATTGTTCATGCAACCTGACTG GGATCAAAAGCTTACATTCCCAAAGGAAGTGACAATCCATGAACATGTACCTCTTTCTAATGGCGTCTTGACGTTTGGAGAGTATACAGAGAAGCTGCTCAACATATACTACGATACAAAACCATAG
- the LOC111205187 gene encoding uncharacterized protein LOC111205187: protein MVEDTPPLVLTSLLQLYISKDNCLRETTRTRRFDLEKVIRMLLVTVLAEMLKDYTVVLAGALEYLFSPAPFPRRIRLHILYSLPFHRSSSSHPLLLPSPTLPYTPTL, encoded by the coding sequence ATGGTAGAAGACACACCACCCCTAGTTTTGACTTCCCTTCTCCAACTATATATAAGTAAAGACAATTGTTTAAGAGAAACAACGAGAACGAGAAGATTCGATTTAGAAAAAGTAATAAGAATGTTGCTGGTGACGGTATTGGCCGAGATGCTGAAGGACTACACGGTGGTACTCGCCGGAGCTTTGGAGtatctcttctctccggcgccTTTTCCGAGGAGAATTCgacttcatattttatattctctTCCTTTCCATCGCTCCAGTTCCTCTCACCCTCTTCTCCTTCCTTCTCCTACTCTTCCTTACACTCCTACTTTGTAA